A stretch of the Erinaceus europaeus chromosome 1, mEriEur2.1, whole genome shotgun sequence genome encodes the following:
- the SALL4 gene encoding sal-like protein 4 isoform X1 — protein sequence MSRRKQAKPQHINSEEDQGEPQPAAEFADAAAAAPAAGEPGASLNHPGSSDDMNGDGAVVKRPRREDTHICDKCCAEFFSFSEFLEHKKNCTKTPPVLIMNDSEGPVPSEDFPGTMLSHQPLSPGNKDGHKEEDSSSSGDRKEKPSTEPVMYLKTEPSLPPTPQNISYLPKGKVANTNVTLQALRGTKATVNQLAPLPGANNFLWVLEQLLCLQQQQLHQLQLTEQIRNYMNMWASDDLHSGESGADALKTLGGHMSQQVSAAVALLNQKAGGQGLSLDALKQAKLPHANLPSTTSSGSSGMTSFAVKPDGTRVLPNVMSRLPGTLLPQTPGSVLFQNPFSTVALDPSKKGKGKPPNISPVEVKPKDEAVLYKHKCKYCSKVFGTDSSLQIHLRSHTGERPFVCSVCGHRFTTKGNLKVHFHRHPQVKANPQLFAEFQDKMAAGNGTPYALSVPVPLDESSFSLDSKPVLVPGTPAPHLGLPQNLSSGTTPKDLLGGPLPSDLQPRPSPEREDGVTLPGVGPSLNSPRVCSFQGSGTPEPGSETLKLQQLVENIDKTPTDPNECLICHRVLSCQSSLKMHYRTHTGERPFQCKICGRAFSTKGNLKTHLGVHRTNTSVKIQHSCPICQKKFTNAVMLQQHIRMHMGGQIPNTPLPENPCDFSGAEPMMVSENGSTSAMCQDDIESIEIDEVCSQGASKISTPLPSIHSGSPTLGFPVMASLDAPGKVGPAPLVLQRQSSRENGSVESDGLTNDSSSSVMGDQEYQSRSPDAFQAVSPANSQAESIKSKSPEAGKAECSESSRTEMEGRSSLPPAFIRSQPTYVKVEIPSAFVGPATMSPGVTPLLATQPRPKTKQHGCTRCGKNFSSASALQIHERTHTGEKPFVCNICGRAFTTKGNLKVHYMTHGANNSSARRGRKLAIENTMALIGTDTKRVPEMFPKEALAPSVNVDPMVWNQYTTMLNGGLAMKTNEISVIQSGGIPTLPVSLGASSMVNNTTISKMDGSQSALSTDVEKPAAADGLPKSQFPHFLEENKIAVS from the exons ATGTCGAGGCGCAAGCAGGCGAAACCCCAACACATCAACTCGGAGGAGGACCAGGGCGAGCCGCAGCCCGCCGCAGAGTTCGCAGATGCAGCCGCCGCGGCGCCGGCGGCGGGGGAGCCGG gTGCTTCTTTGAACCACCCAGGAAGCAGTGACGACATGAATGGGGATGGTGCAGTGGTGAAACGGCCCCGCAGGGAGGATACTCACATCTGTGACAAGTGCTGTGCAGAGTTCTTCAGCTTCTCTGAGTTCTTAGAGCATAAGAAAAATTGCACTAAAACTCCACCTGTCCTCATTATGAATGACAGTGAAGGGCCAGTGCCTTCAGAAGACTTCCCAGGAACTATGCTGAGCCACCAGCCACTAAGTCCCGGCAACAAGGATGGTCACAAGGAGGAGGACAGCAGCAGCTCAGGGGACAGAAAGGAGAAGCCAAGCACAGAGCCTGTCATGTACTTAAAGACAGAGCCCAGCCTGCCACCCACACCCCAGAACATAAGTTATCTACCCAAAGGCAAAGTAGCCAACACTAATGTCACTCTCCAAGCCCTACGAGGCACCAAGGCAACAGTAAACCAGCTCGCCCCCTTGCCTGGTGCCAACAACTTCTTGTGGGTCTTGGAGCAGCTCCTGtgtctgcagcagcagcagcttcaCCAGCTCCAGCTCACTGAGCAGATCCGCAACTACATGAACATGTGGGCCTCAGACGACCTCCATTCTGGCGAGTCTGGTGCTGATGCCCTCAAGACCTTAGGCGGCCACATGTCCCAGCAGGTGTCTGCGGCCGTGGCTTTGCTCAACCAGAAAGCTGGAGGCCAAGGTCTGTCTCTGGATGCCTTGAAGCAAGCCAAGCTACCTCATGCCAACCTCCCTTCCACCACCAGTTCTGGGTCCTCTGGGATGACGTCCTTTGCTGTGAAACCAGATGGGACCAGGGTGCTCCCCAATGTCATGTCTCGCCTCCCTGGTACTTTGCTACCTCAGACCCCAGGCTCTGTGCTCTTCCAGAACCCGTTCTCCACTGTGGCCTTAGATCCATCcaagaaggggaaaggaaagccCCCGAACATCTCCCCGGTGGAGGTCAAACCCAAAGATGAGGCCGTTCTCTACAAGCACAAGTGTAAGTACTGTAGCAAGGTTTTTGGAACTGATAGCTCCTTGCAGATCCACCTCCGCTCCCACACTGGAGAGAGACCTTTCGTGTGCTCTGTCTGTGGCCACCGTTTCACCACCAAGGGCAATCTCAAGGTTCACTTTCATCGACACCCCCAGGTGAAGGCAAACCCCCAGCTGTTTGCCGAGTTCCAGGACAAGATGGCAGCAGGCAATGGCACTCCCTATGCACTGTCTGTTCCTGTCCCTCTAGACGAATCTAGTTTCTCTTTAGATAGCAAGCCTGTCCTTGTACCTGGGACACCCGCACCCCACCTAGGGCTACCTCAGAATCTCTCCTCAGGGACTACCCCCAAGGACCTCCTGGGTGGCCCCTTGCCCAGTGACCTACAGCCTAGGCCTTCCCCCGAAAGGGAGGATGGAGTTACTCTTCCTGGGGTGGGGCCCAGCCTTAACTCCCCAAGGGTTTGTAGCTTCCAAGGGAGTGGGACACCCGAGCCAGGGTCAGAGACCCTGAAATTGCAGCAACTGGTAGAGAACATAGACAAGACCCCCACTGACCCTAATGAATGTCTCATTTGCCATCGAGTGCTGAGCTGCCAGAGCTCCCTCAAAATGCATTATCGAACCCACACCGGGGAGAGGCCATTCCAGTGCAAGATCTGTGGCCGGGCCTTCTCCACCAAAGGCAATCTGAAGACACACCTTGGGGTTCACAGAACCAACACCTCTGTAAAAATCCAGCACTCCTGCCCCATCTGCCAGAAGAAGTTCACCAATGCCGTCATGTTGCAGCAGCATATTCGGATGCACATGGGCGGGCAGATCCCCAACACACCCTTGCCAGAGAATCCCTGTGACTTTTCAGGGGCAGAGCCAATGATGGTCAGTGAGAATGGCAGCACAAGTGCCATGTGTCAGGATGACATCGAGAGCATCGAGATTGATGAGGTCTGCTCCCAGGGTGCCTCGAAGATCTCCACTCCTCTTCCCAGTATCCATTCAGGGTCACCTACTCTGGGGTTCCCTGTGATGGCATCTCTGGATGCCCCAGGGAAAGTGGGTCCTGCTCCTCTGGTCCTGCAGCGACAGAGCAGCAGAGAAAATGGTTCGGTGGAGAGTGACGGTTTGACCAATGACTCATCATCCTCAGTGATGGGAGACCAGGAGTATCAGAGCCGAAGTCCAGATGCCTTCCAGGCCGTCTCCCCAGCCAATAGCCAAGCAGAAAGTATCAAGTCCAAGTCTCCTGAAGCGGGCAAAGCAGAATGCTCCGAGAGCAGCCGCACTGAGATGGAAG GTCGGAGCAGTCTCCCACCAGCCTTTATACGATCCCAGCCAACCTATGTCAAAGTGGAAATTCCCAGTGCATTTGTTGGACCTGCAACCATGTCCCCAGGTGTGACACCTCTGTTAGCCACCCAGCCACGCCCAAAGACCAAGCAGCATGGCTGCACTCGATGTGGGAAGAACTTCTCATCTGCCAGTGCTCTTCAGATTCATGAGCGAACGCATACTGGAGAGAAGCCCTTTGTCTGCAACATTTGTGGGCGAGCTTTTACCACCAAAGGCAACCTGAAG GTCCACTACATGACACATGGTGCCAACAATAGCTCTGCCCGACGTGGGAGGAAGCTGGCTATTGAGAATACCATGGCTCTGATTGGAACAGATACAAAGAGGGTCCCTGAGATGTTCCCCAAGGAAGCCTTGGCACCTTCAGTGAATGTGGACCCCATGGTGTGGAACCAGTATACCACCATGCTCAATGGTGGTCTGGCCATGAAGACCAATGAGATCTCTGTGATCCAGAGTGGTGGCATCCCAACTCTCCCAGTGTCCCTGGGGGCCAGCTCCATGGTGAACAACACCACTATCTCCAAGATGGATGGCTCCCAGTCAGCTCTCAGCACTGATGTGGAAAAACCAGCTGCTGCTGATGGCCTCCCAAAGTCCCAATTCCCTCACTTCCTGGAAGAGAACAAGATTGCAGTCAGCTAA
- the SALL4 gene encoding sal-like protein 4 isoform X2, giving the protein MNGDGAVVKRPRREDTHICDKCCAEFFSFSEFLEHKKNCTKTPPVLIMNDSEGPVPSEDFPGTMLSHQPLSPGNKDGHKEEDSSSSGDRKEKPSTEPVMYLKTEPSLPPTPQNISYLPKGKVANTNVTLQALRGTKATVNQLAPLPGANNFLWVLEQLLCLQQQQLHQLQLTEQIRNYMNMWASDDLHSGESGADALKTLGGHMSQQVSAAVALLNQKAGGQGLSLDALKQAKLPHANLPSTTSSGSSGMTSFAVKPDGTRVLPNVMSRLPGTLLPQTPGSVLFQNPFSTVALDPSKKGKGKPPNISPVEVKPKDEAVLYKHKCKYCSKVFGTDSSLQIHLRSHTGERPFVCSVCGHRFTTKGNLKVHFHRHPQVKANPQLFAEFQDKMAAGNGTPYALSVPVPLDESSFSLDSKPVLVPGTPAPHLGLPQNLSSGTTPKDLLGGPLPSDLQPRPSPEREDGVTLPGVGPSLNSPRVCSFQGSGTPEPGSETLKLQQLVENIDKTPTDPNECLICHRVLSCQSSLKMHYRTHTGERPFQCKICGRAFSTKGNLKTHLGVHRTNTSVKIQHSCPICQKKFTNAVMLQQHIRMHMGGQIPNTPLPENPCDFSGAEPMMVSENGSTSAMCQDDIESIEIDEVCSQGASKISTPLPSIHSGSPTLGFPVMASLDAPGKVGPAPLVLQRQSSRENGSVESDGLTNDSSSSVMGDQEYQSRSPDAFQAVSPANSQAESIKSKSPEAGKAECSESSRTEMEGRSSLPPAFIRSQPTYVKVEIPSAFVGPATMSPGVTPLLATQPRPKTKQHGCTRCGKNFSSASALQIHERTHTGEKPFVCNICGRAFTTKGNLKVHYMTHGANNSSARRGRKLAIENTMALIGTDTKRVPEMFPKEALAPSVNVDPMVWNQYTTMLNGGLAMKTNEISVIQSGGIPTLPVSLGASSMVNNTTISKMDGSQSALSTDVEKPAAADGLPKSQFPHFLEENKIAVS; this is encoded by the exons ATGAATGGGGATGGTGCAGTGGTGAAACGGCCCCGCAGGGAGGATACTCACATCTGTGACAAGTGCTGTGCAGAGTTCTTCAGCTTCTCTGAGTTCTTAGAGCATAAGAAAAATTGCACTAAAACTCCACCTGTCCTCATTATGAATGACAGTGAAGGGCCAGTGCCTTCAGAAGACTTCCCAGGAACTATGCTGAGCCACCAGCCACTAAGTCCCGGCAACAAGGATGGTCACAAGGAGGAGGACAGCAGCAGCTCAGGGGACAGAAAGGAGAAGCCAAGCACAGAGCCTGTCATGTACTTAAAGACAGAGCCCAGCCTGCCACCCACACCCCAGAACATAAGTTATCTACCCAAAGGCAAAGTAGCCAACACTAATGTCACTCTCCAAGCCCTACGAGGCACCAAGGCAACAGTAAACCAGCTCGCCCCCTTGCCTGGTGCCAACAACTTCTTGTGGGTCTTGGAGCAGCTCCTGtgtctgcagcagcagcagcttcaCCAGCTCCAGCTCACTGAGCAGATCCGCAACTACATGAACATGTGGGCCTCAGACGACCTCCATTCTGGCGAGTCTGGTGCTGATGCCCTCAAGACCTTAGGCGGCCACATGTCCCAGCAGGTGTCTGCGGCCGTGGCTTTGCTCAACCAGAAAGCTGGAGGCCAAGGTCTGTCTCTGGATGCCTTGAAGCAAGCCAAGCTACCTCATGCCAACCTCCCTTCCACCACCAGTTCTGGGTCCTCTGGGATGACGTCCTTTGCTGTGAAACCAGATGGGACCAGGGTGCTCCCCAATGTCATGTCTCGCCTCCCTGGTACTTTGCTACCTCAGACCCCAGGCTCTGTGCTCTTCCAGAACCCGTTCTCCACTGTGGCCTTAGATCCATCcaagaaggggaaaggaaagccCCCGAACATCTCCCCGGTGGAGGTCAAACCCAAAGATGAGGCCGTTCTCTACAAGCACAAGTGTAAGTACTGTAGCAAGGTTTTTGGAACTGATAGCTCCTTGCAGATCCACCTCCGCTCCCACACTGGAGAGAGACCTTTCGTGTGCTCTGTCTGTGGCCACCGTTTCACCACCAAGGGCAATCTCAAGGTTCACTTTCATCGACACCCCCAGGTGAAGGCAAACCCCCAGCTGTTTGCCGAGTTCCAGGACAAGATGGCAGCAGGCAATGGCACTCCCTATGCACTGTCTGTTCCTGTCCCTCTAGACGAATCTAGTTTCTCTTTAGATAGCAAGCCTGTCCTTGTACCTGGGACACCCGCACCCCACCTAGGGCTACCTCAGAATCTCTCCTCAGGGACTACCCCCAAGGACCTCCTGGGTGGCCCCTTGCCCAGTGACCTACAGCCTAGGCCTTCCCCCGAAAGGGAGGATGGAGTTACTCTTCCTGGGGTGGGGCCCAGCCTTAACTCCCCAAGGGTTTGTAGCTTCCAAGGGAGTGGGACACCCGAGCCAGGGTCAGAGACCCTGAAATTGCAGCAACTGGTAGAGAACATAGACAAGACCCCCACTGACCCTAATGAATGTCTCATTTGCCATCGAGTGCTGAGCTGCCAGAGCTCCCTCAAAATGCATTATCGAACCCACACCGGGGAGAGGCCATTCCAGTGCAAGATCTGTGGCCGGGCCTTCTCCACCAAAGGCAATCTGAAGACACACCTTGGGGTTCACAGAACCAACACCTCTGTAAAAATCCAGCACTCCTGCCCCATCTGCCAGAAGAAGTTCACCAATGCCGTCATGTTGCAGCAGCATATTCGGATGCACATGGGCGGGCAGATCCCCAACACACCCTTGCCAGAGAATCCCTGTGACTTTTCAGGGGCAGAGCCAATGATGGTCAGTGAGAATGGCAGCACAAGTGCCATGTGTCAGGATGACATCGAGAGCATCGAGATTGATGAGGTCTGCTCCCAGGGTGCCTCGAAGATCTCCACTCCTCTTCCCAGTATCCATTCAGGGTCACCTACTCTGGGGTTCCCTGTGATGGCATCTCTGGATGCCCCAGGGAAAGTGGGTCCTGCTCCTCTGGTCCTGCAGCGACAGAGCAGCAGAGAAAATGGTTCGGTGGAGAGTGACGGTTTGACCAATGACTCATCATCCTCAGTGATGGGAGACCAGGAGTATCAGAGCCGAAGTCCAGATGCCTTCCAGGCCGTCTCCCCAGCCAATAGCCAAGCAGAAAGTATCAAGTCCAAGTCTCCTGAAGCGGGCAAAGCAGAATGCTCCGAGAGCAGCCGCACTGAGATGGAAG GTCGGAGCAGTCTCCCACCAGCCTTTATACGATCCCAGCCAACCTATGTCAAAGTGGAAATTCCCAGTGCATTTGTTGGACCTGCAACCATGTCCCCAGGTGTGACACCTCTGTTAGCCACCCAGCCACGCCCAAAGACCAAGCAGCATGGCTGCACTCGATGTGGGAAGAACTTCTCATCTGCCAGTGCTCTTCAGATTCATGAGCGAACGCATACTGGAGAGAAGCCCTTTGTCTGCAACATTTGTGGGCGAGCTTTTACCACCAAAGGCAACCTGAAG GTCCACTACATGACACATGGTGCCAACAATAGCTCTGCCCGACGTGGGAGGAAGCTGGCTATTGAGAATACCATGGCTCTGATTGGAACAGATACAAAGAGGGTCCCTGAGATGTTCCCCAAGGAAGCCTTGGCACCTTCAGTGAATGTGGACCCCATGGTGTGGAACCAGTATACCACCATGCTCAATGGTGGTCTGGCCATGAAGACCAATGAGATCTCTGTGATCCAGAGTGGTGGCATCCCAACTCTCCCAGTGTCCCTGGGGGCCAGCTCCATGGTGAACAACACCACTATCTCCAAGATGGATGGCTCCCAGTCAGCTCTCAGCACTGATGTGGAAAAACCAGCTGCTGCTGATGGCCTCCCAAAGTCCCAATTCCCTCACTTCCTGGAAGAGAACAAGATTGCAGTCAGCTAA
- the SALL4 gene encoding sal-like protein 4 isoform X3 — MSRRKQAKPQHINSEEDQGEPQPAAEFADAAAAAPAAGEPGASLNHPGSSDDMNGDGAVVKRPRREDTHICDKCCAEFFSFSEFLEHKKNCTKTPPVLIMNDSEGPVPSEDFPGTMLSHQPLSPGNKDGHKEEDSSSSGDRKEKPSTEPVMYLKTEPSLPPTPQNISYLPKGKVANTNVTLQALRGTKATVNQLAPLPGANNFLWVLEQLLCLQQQQLHQLQLTEQIRNYMNMWASDDLHSGESGADALKTLGGHMSQQVSAAVALLNQKAGGQGLSLDALKQAKLPHANLPSTTSSGSSGMTSFAVKPDGTRVLPNVMSRLPGTLLPQTPGSVLFQNPFSTVALDPSKKGKGKPPNISPVEVKPKDEAVLYKHKCRSSLPPAFIRSQPTYVKVEIPSAFVGPATMSPGVTPLLATQPRPKTKQHGCTRCGKNFSSASALQIHERTHTGEKPFVCNICGRAFTTKGNLKVHYMTHGANNSSARRGRKLAIENTMALIGTDTKRVPEMFPKEALAPSVNVDPMVWNQYTTMLNGGLAMKTNEISVIQSGGIPTLPVSLGASSMVNNTTISKMDGSQSALSTDVEKPAAADGLPKSQFPHFLEENKIAVS, encoded by the exons ATGTCGAGGCGCAAGCAGGCGAAACCCCAACACATCAACTCGGAGGAGGACCAGGGCGAGCCGCAGCCCGCCGCAGAGTTCGCAGATGCAGCCGCCGCGGCGCCGGCGGCGGGGGAGCCGG gTGCTTCTTTGAACCACCCAGGAAGCAGTGACGACATGAATGGGGATGGTGCAGTGGTGAAACGGCCCCGCAGGGAGGATACTCACATCTGTGACAAGTGCTGTGCAGAGTTCTTCAGCTTCTCTGAGTTCTTAGAGCATAAGAAAAATTGCACTAAAACTCCACCTGTCCTCATTATGAATGACAGTGAAGGGCCAGTGCCTTCAGAAGACTTCCCAGGAACTATGCTGAGCCACCAGCCACTAAGTCCCGGCAACAAGGATGGTCACAAGGAGGAGGACAGCAGCAGCTCAGGGGACAGAAAGGAGAAGCCAAGCACAGAGCCTGTCATGTACTTAAAGACAGAGCCCAGCCTGCCACCCACACCCCAGAACATAAGTTATCTACCCAAAGGCAAAGTAGCCAACACTAATGTCACTCTCCAAGCCCTACGAGGCACCAAGGCAACAGTAAACCAGCTCGCCCCCTTGCCTGGTGCCAACAACTTCTTGTGGGTCTTGGAGCAGCTCCTGtgtctgcagcagcagcagcttcaCCAGCTCCAGCTCACTGAGCAGATCCGCAACTACATGAACATGTGGGCCTCAGACGACCTCCATTCTGGCGAGTCTGGTGCTGATGCCCTCAAGACCTTAGGCGGCCACATGTCCCAGCAGGTGTCTGCGGCCGTGGCTTTGCTCAACCAGAAAGCTGGAGGCCAAGGTCTGTCTCTGGATGCCTTGAAGCAAGCCAAGCTACCTCATGCCAACCTCCCTTCCACCACCAGTTCTGGGTCCTCTGGGATGACGTCCTTTGCTGTGAAACCAGATGGGACCAGGGTGCTCCCCAATGTCATGTCTCGCCTCCCTGGTACTTTGCTACCTCAGACCCCAGGCTCTGTGCTCTTCCAGAACCCGTTCTCCACTGTGGCCTTAGATCCATCcaagaaggggaaaggaaagccCCCGAACATCTCCCCGGTGGAGGTCAAACCCAAAGATGAGGCCGTTCTCTACAAGCACAAGT GTCGGAGCAGTCTCCCACCAGCCTTTATACGATCCCAGCCAACCTATGTCAAAGTGGAAATTCCCAGTGCATTTGTTGGACCTGCAACCATGTCCCCAGGTGTGACACCTCTGTTAGCCACCCAGCCACGCCCAAAGACCAAGCAGCATGGCTGCACTCGATGTGGGAAGAACTTCTCATCTGCCAGTGCTCTTCAGATTCATGAGCGAACGCATACTGGAGAGAAGCCCTTTGTCTGCAACATTTGTGGGCGAGCTTTTACCACCAAAGGCAACCTGAAG GTCCACTACATGACACATGGTGCCAACAATAGCTCTGCCCGACGTGGGAGGAAGCTGGCTATTGAGAATACCATGGCTCTGATTGGAACAGATACAAAGAGGGTCCCTGAGATGTTCCCCAAGGAAGCCTTGGCACCTTCAGTGAATGTGGACCCCATGGTGTGGAACCAGTATACCACCATGCTCAATGGTGGTCTGGCCATGAAGACCAATGAGATCTCTGTGATCCAGAGTGGTGGCATCCCAACTCTCCCAGTGTCCCTGGGGGCCAGCTCCATGGTGAACAACACCACTATCTCCAAGATGGATGGCTCCCAGTCAGCTCTCAGCACTGATGTGGAAAAACCAGCTGCTGCTGATGGCCTCCCAAAGTCCCAATTCCCTCACTTCCTGGAAGAGAACAAGATTGCAGTCAGCTAA